Proteins from a single region of Oreochromis niloticus isolate F11D_XX unplaced genomic scaffold, O_niloticus_UMD_NMBU tig00000402_pilon, whole genome shotgun sequence:
- the LOC112844595 gene encoding putative high affinity immunoglobulin gamma Fc receptor IC, whose amino-acid sequence ITLRCEIQGGEGKVWKYEWTAPNTNSPPTSSEYRISRVSVSHSGDYRCRGSSDYLLTGWSDAFRLTVSFPSKPTVTLQPSWTQIYSGETVTVRCEIQGGEGAQWTYEWRAAKLNTPPTSNEYRIIRATESDSGGYSCRGRRDYFFSEWSDIITLTVSYKPRPVLTVSPSWLSPG is encoded by the exons atcactctcagatgtgagattcagggaggtgaaggaaaggtgtggaaatatgaatggacagcacccaacacaaacagccctccaacatccagtgaatacaggatcagcagagtttcagtgtcccacagtGGAGACTACAGATGTCGGGGTAGCAGTGACTATCTCTTAACAGGATGGAGTGATGCCTTCAGACTGACAGTTTCAT TTCCCAGtaagcccactgtgaccctgcagccatcctggactcagatatacagcggtgagacagtcactgtcagatgtgagattcagggaggtgaaggagctcagtggacgtatgaatggagagcagccaagttaaacacacctccaacatccaatgaatacagaatcatcagagctactgagtctgacagtggaggatacagctgccggGGCAGAAGGGACTATTTCTTCTCAGAGTGGAGTGATATCATCACACTGACTGTATCAT
- the LOC112844593 gene encoding Fc receptor-like protein 5, translating into MGHSLLCMTGLLLLGTLFYVNAEVPNKPTVILEPSWPQIHSGETVTVRCEGSQSLFVWREHKLIRPSTSEYRISRATESDSGGYSCCTMSLSVCSDIITLTVSSDKPRPTLTAGTTIIPVGGSVTLTCSVQSSDGWKYEWFRRTQTTSEGQIRDQHNRDIRVSQGGIYSCRGTRGNPVYYTDISDDVTIEITFSNKVVVKQQPNWPQIFRGETITLTCEVQEGGETTEWEYEWRGPRTPTQWTHNNDVTFRVSESSSGDYMCKSRRRDDSYSSTEWSEAFTLSGSIPSKPTVTLQPSWTQIYSGETVTVRCEIQGGEGAQWTYEWRAAKLNTPPTSNEHRIIRATESDSGGYSCRGRRDYFFSEWSDIITLTVSSSKPRATLTAHSSIIPAGGSVTLSCSVEGSAGWKFDWFRRDSQFSGAQKIGAGTSEHTISISEGGIYYCRGGRGDPVFSTEDSAPVTVQKQVLAAVKLQHS; encoded by the exons ATGGGGCACTCTTTGCTCTGCATGACGGGCTTATTGT TGCTCGGTACTCTTTTCTACGTTAATGCTGAAG TTCCCAATAAGCCCACCGTGATCCTCGAACCATCCTGGCCTCAGATACacagcggtgagacagtcactgtcagatgtgaagGAAGTCAGTCGCTGTTTGTATGGAGAGAACACAAGTTAATCAGACCGTCAACATCTGAATACAGAATCAGCAGAGctactgagtctgacagtggaggatacagctgctGCACCATGAGTCTTTCAGTGtgcagtgacatcatcacactgACTGTATCAT CAGATAAACCCAGGcccacactgacagcaggaacaacaatcataccagtagggggcagtgtgacactgacctgctctgtgcagagctctgatggatggaaatatgagTGGTTCAGACGAACCCAAACAACCTCTGAAGGTCAAATCAGAGATCAACATAACAGAGATATCAGAGTATCTCAAGGAGGAAtctacagctgcagaggaacaagaggaaacccagtttactacactgatataagtgatgatgtcaccattGAGATAACCT TTTCCAATAAAGTTGttgtaaaacaacaacccaactgGCCTCAGATATTCAGAGGTGAGACGATCACTCTGACATGTGAGGTGCAGGAAGGAGGTGAAACCACTGAGTGGGAGTATGAATGGAGAGGACCCAGGACACCCACACAGTGGACACACAATAATGATGTGACATTCAGAGTTTCTGAGTCCAGCAGTGGAGACTACATGTGTAAGAGTCGACGCAGAGATGACTCATATTCttcaacagagtggagtgaagcCTTCACATTGTCAGGATCAA TTCCCAGtaagcccactgtgaccctgcagccatcctggactcagatatacagcggtgagacagtcactgtcagatgtgagattcagggaggtgaaggagctcagtggacgtatgaatggagagcagccaagttaaacacacctccaacatccaatgaacacagaatcatcagagctactgagtctgacagtggaggatacagctgccggGGCAGAAGGGACTATTTCTTCTCAGAGTGGAGTGATATCATCACACTGACTGTATCAT CAAgtaaacccagagccacactgacagcacacagttcaatcataccagcagggggcagtgtgacactgagctgctctgtggagggctctgctggctggaagtttgactggttcagacGTGATTCACAGTTTTCTGGAGCTCAGAAAATAGGAGCTGGAACATCAGAGCACACTATCAGTATTTCAGAAGGAGGCATCTAttactgcagaggagggagaggagatccagtttTCTCCACAGAGGACAGTGCTCCAGTTACAGTTCAGAAACAAG ttttggctgctgtgaaactgcagcacagc